In Arthrobacter sp. CDRTa11, one DNA window encodes the following:
- a CDS encoding WhiB family transcriptional regulator — translation MDWRNRAACLDKDPELFFPVGNTGPALLQIEEAKSVCRRCPVVDTCLQWALESGQDAGVWGGMSEDERRALKRRAARARRAS, via the coding sequence ATGGATTGGCGTAACCGCGCAGCGTGCCTTGACAAGGACCCGGAACTGTTTTTCCCCGTCGGAAATACGGGCCCTGCCCTCCTTCAAATCGAGGAAGCCAAGAGCGTCTGCCGCCGGTGCCCTGTGGTTGACACCTGCCTCCAGTGGGCTCTCGAATCGGGACAGGATGCAGGCGTGTGGGGCGGCATGAGCGAAGACGAGCGCCGCGCCCTGAAGCGCCGGGCAGCACGGGCCCGGCGCGCCTCCTGA
- a CDS encoding FtsK/SpoIIIE domain-containing protein, giving the protein MRFHCTLAGSPGSVLHGPPHELTIEAPAGTNGAELEARIADRFGTGRLLVEGESIRPMMLGKPPLVHGAVLVDKPAGSPALRPRRPRFEPPPSLALAVHSGAGAGTVVPLQRGTYTIGRGNADIPIPDPELSREHARLVVTETVITIVDLDSVNGTEVDGERIRNAAITTDSMIHCGNSTMSLIVLAQPGPGLGEAGASVEEPLVVSHRVEATNRAALLVTAVLPLAIGVGLAVVTGMWIFLAFTALSAVSIVVPVFSGRRQRRALAAAVTAAVREDKDRRRRSAPPLSVLVIATHHSDQGSVPPAVPADPVWLRLGLAVQPANLRFEPADPDKAIPTAGLVPLTLDPARLLSTVRGSRLAVDGLLRSALMQLAGYSRARSSRILVHGAAGCLPLSARYLPAVTLCSSTSAVTTLLENGWGPAYSHGVLILTGAADAAETLTGIVAKAAQFNWQVIHFSFGDSPPVVADVDLHEEGTPHRTEAGHIAFLPDLAPMRVFDHFCRELAVTVARPGKDAKTVPPTCLLAELIPSSPPETSSRWATGRRTRGLVVPLGRSAEGSRLLDLQADGPHLLVAGTTGSGKSELLRSLTLALSLTYPPDRINFLFVDFKGGSGLGPLTGLPHCVGILTDLSTHELERWLTSLRAEIRVREQMLASVQAPDLVSYATSQAGKDSPLPHLIVVIDEFRMLVDDAPNALQELMRIAAIGRSLGVHLIMATQRPQGALTADIRANVTTSIALRVQSEMESVDIINSKAAAAISVDTPGRAFLARGTEAPQEFQAASIGSGACAAEAPGITIQLASEALQATADPGFAAPDPTVLTPAQAVARHVKATTDLWRALGGHPVRRPVAAALPRVLPEYGTREQVLAEAPLPSWLQERTRRGWSINLGLMDLPNEQRIAPVIWQPAWQGHLALVGGPESGAAEALVFAVQQLMADSAESHLYVLDAGTTLSAIASHSRVGALAGLHELRRAVRILERLASEQSQRLSRASKDAETPLILVIAGWGSWASALRSGPLAWGEDLLNDLVRDGSRAGLTVILSGERELVTARFFASVPNRVYFPAGSSEESRLAWPRMPAIEMLRGRAVSFGALSAGEPAVCQFYTHSQSGSELVSEEGRPVHHPLHETPFRVEALPVMLPAHQIPRKPVMDAPSDPTPATHHPPPPASKRYRSLVIGVGGDDLAPVSVTVPAGSVFAVLGGPVSGKTNFLRLLPALNTEAGHWLAPGEGTNPVEYWSDILRKASAGEVDRGSTALVDDADLLPAGTHKELADLNALGLTVVVTARFSATLLQKVPLMFAARGVGSGLLIAPRSLLDGDLFGTRFDVEPHAPPGRAVLISDGRSMAVQLGWVPAEGSDSA; this is encoded by the coding sequence ATGAGGTTCCACTGCACTCTGGCGGGCAGTCCGGGCTCGGTGCTGCATGGCCCGCCTCATGAACTGACTATTGAGGCACCCGCAGGAACCAATGGAGCCGAGCTTGAGGCCCGGATCGCCGACAGGTTTGGAACTGGCCGGCTCCTCGTTGAGGGCGAAAGCATACGCCCGATGATGCTTGGGAAACCGCCTCTTGTCCATGGCGCCGTCCTCGTCGATAAGCCCGCTGGTTCGCCAGCGTTGAGGCCGCGGCGGCCCAGGTTCGAGCCCCCTCCTTCCCTGGCACTTGCTGTTCACAGTGGCGCCGGTGCAGGGACGGTGGTGCCGCTGCAGCGGGGCACCTACACCATTGGACGTGGCAACGCAGACATACCCATTCCGGACCCAGAGCTTTCCAGGGAACACGCCCGCCTGGTGGTCACCGAGACTGTCATAACGATCGTGGATCTCGACAGTGTCAACGGTACCGAGGTGGATGGCGAGCGCATCAGGAACGCCGCCATCACCACCGACTCCATGATTCATTGCGGAAATTCGACTATGTCCCTGATCGTTCTGGCGCAGCCTGGCCCCGGCCTGGGTGAGGCAGGAGCCTCCGTGGAGGAGCCTCTCGTTGTCAGCCACCGGGTTGAAGCTACCAACCGTGCAGCCCTTCTGGTGACTGCTGTGCTCCCACTGGCCATCGGCGTAGGACTTGCCGTTGTCACAGGAATGTGGATATTCCTGGCCTTCACCGCCCTCTCGGCAGTATCCATCGTCGTGCCTGTATTTTCCGGTCGGAGGCAGCGGCGTGCGCTGGCAGCGGCAGTCACGGCAGCGGTCCGCGAAGATAAGGATCGACGACGCCGGTCCGCCCCGCCGCTTTCCGTCCTGGTCATCGCCACCCATCATTCCGACCAGGGGTCGGTTCCGCCTGCAGTCCCTGCGGACCCGGTCTGGCTGCGGCTGGGCCTTGCTGTCCAGCCAGCCAATCTACGGTTCGAGCCCGCGGATCCGGACAAGGCCATTCCGACTGCGGGTCTTGTCCCCTTAACTCTCGATCCTGCCCGGTTGTTATCGACAGTCCGCGGCTCGCGTCTGGCAGTCGACGGCCTGCTCCGGTCAGCCCTGATGCAGCTGGCCGGCTACTCCCGGGCCCGCTCCTCACGCATCCTGGTACATGGCGCTGCCGGTTGCCTCCCACTCAGCGCACGCTACCTGCCTGCTGTCACCCTTTGCAGCAGCACGTCCGCTGTAACAACACTCCTGGAAAATGGCTGGGGGCCAGCCTACAGCCATGGGGTTCTGATTCTTACAGGTGCCGCTGACGCCGCTGAGACCCTCACGGGGATTGTTGCGAAAGCAGCGCAATTCAACTGGCAGGTGATTCATTTCTCGTTCGGGGACAGCCCTCCCGTCGTGGCCGATGTCGATCTCCATGAAGAAGGGACGCCGCATCGAACGGAAGCAGGGCACATAGCGTTTCTGCCGGATCTGGCGCCCATGCGGGTCTTTGACCATTTCTGCAGGGAATTGGCGGTCACCGTTGCAAGGCCGGGCAAGGATGCAAAGACGGTCCCACCGACGTGCTTGTTGGCTGAACTGATTCCCTCTTCACCGCCTGAAACATCTTCACGCTGGGCCACTGGCCGCCGGACTCGCGGCCTCGTTGTGCCCCTGGGCCGCAGCGCCGAGGGAAGCCGCCTGCTGGATCTGCAGGCCGATGGGCCGCATCTTCTCGTCGCAGGAACCACCGGTTCGGGCAAATCTGAACTCCTGCGCAGCCTGACCCTTGCCTTATCGCTCACTTACCCCCCGGACCGAATCAATTTCCTGTTCGTCGATTTCAAGGGTGGTTCAGGACTTGGACCCCTGACTGGGCTTCCCCACTGTGTGGGAATTCTTACCGATCTGAGCACCCACGAACTTGAGCGCTGGCTGACGTCACTTCGCGCGGAGATCCGGGTCCGGGAACAGATGCTGGCATCGGTCCAGGCACCCGACCTGGTGTCATATGCGACCAGCCAGGCGGGCAAGGATTCGCCACTTCCCCATCTCATAGTGGTCATCGATGAATTCCGCATGCTCGTGGACGATGCCCCGAATGCCCTCCAGGAGCTGATGCGGATCGCCGCGATAGGACGCTCCTTAGGAGTCCACCTGATCATGGCGACTCAACGTCCCCAGGGTGCACTCACGGCCGACATCCGGGCCAACGTGACCACCAGCATCGCCCTGCGGGTCCAGTCGGAGATGGAGTCGGTGGACATCATCAACTCCAAGGCGGCGGCAGCAATCAGCGTGGATACGCCGGGGAGGGCTTTCCTTGCCCGCGGCACGGAAGCGCCTCAGGAATTCCAGGCTGCTTCCATTGGGAGCGGGGCTTGCGCGGCTGAAGCCCCAGGCATCACCATCCAGCTGGCCAGCGAGGCGCTTCAGGCAACCGCAGATCCCGGCTTTGCAGCACCGGACCCAACGGTCCTGACACCGGCGCAGGCAGTGGCCCGGCACGTGAAGGCCACAACGGATCTCTGGAGGGCCCTGGGTGGACACCCCGTTCGGCGTCCCGTCGCTGCTGCACTTCCCCGCGTTCTGCCCGAATACGGCACCCGGGAACAGGTCCTTGCCGAGGCTCCCCTCCCGTCATGGCTCCAGGAACGAACGCGGCGCGGATGGTCGATCAATCTGGGTTTGATGGATCTGCCCAACGAACAAAGGATTGCCCCGGTCATCTGGCAACCAGCCTGGCAAGGGCACCTGGCCCTTGTCGGCGGACCGGAGTCAGGTGCGGCCGAGGCCCTGGTTTTTGCAGTGCAGCAGCTTATGGCCGACTCCGCCGAGTCCCATCTGTATGTGCTGGACGCCGGCACTACGCTCAGCGCCATCGCGTCCCACAGCCGGGTGGGTGCACTGGCTGGTTTGCACGAACTGCGGCGGGCTGTCCGCATCCTGGAACGTTTGGCCAGCGAGCAGTCCCAGCGCCTTAGCCGAGCCTCCAAAGACGCCGAGACGCCCTTGATCCTGGTGATCGCCGGCTGGGGTTCGTGGGCCTCGGCACTCCGATCCGGCCCCTTGGCATGGGGCGAAGATCTGCTGAACGATCTTGTTCGGGATGGCAGCCGTGCCGGTTTGACCGTAATCCTCTCAGGCGAACGGGAACTGGTTACTGCGAGATTCTTTGCGTCTGTTCCCAACCGGGTGTATTTTCCGGCAGGTTCCAGCGAGGAGAGCCGTCTTGCCTGGCCGCGAATGCCAGCAATTGAAATGCTCCGGGGAAGAGCCGTGTCGTTTGGCGCCCTGTCGGCAGGGGAGCCTGCAGTGTGCCAGTTCTACACGCACTCCCAGAGTGGCTCAGAGTTGGTCTCCGAAGAAGGCCGGCCCGTGCACCATCCCCTGCATGAAACCCCCTTCCGGGTGGAAGCATTGCCGGTGATGCTCCCCGCCCATCAGATTCCAAGAAAACCGGTGATGGACGCGCCCTCCGATCCGACACCTGCGACGCACCACCCGCCACCGCCGGCGTCTAAACGCTACCGAAGCCTCGTGATTGGAGTGGGCGGTGACGACTTGGCGCCGGTCTCCGTGACGGTCCCGGCCGGCAGCGTATTTGCCGTGCTCGGTGGACCCGTTTCGGGTAAAACGAACTTCCTGCGGTTGCTACCCGCCCTTAACACCGAGGCTGGCCACTGGCTCGCGCCTGGTGAAGGGACAAACCCCGTCGAATACTGGTCGGATATCCTCCGCAAGGCTTCAGCGGGCGAAGTGGACCGGGGATCCACAGCACTGGTCGATGATGCGGATCTGCTGCCCGCGGGCACCCACAAGGAGTTGGCGGATCTCAATGCCCTGGGTCTGACAGTGGTGGTGACTGCACGCTTCAGTGCAACACTTCTTCAGAAGGTTCCCTTAATGTTTGCGGCCCGCGGCGTTGGAAGCGGGTTGCTGATCGCGCCCCGCAGTTTGCTTGACGGGGATCTCTTTGGCACGCGGTTCGATGTGGAACCACACGCCCCACCGGGCAGGGCCGTCCTGATCTCGGACGGCCGGTCAATGGCTGTCCAACTGGGCTGGGTCCCCGCGGAAGGCTCTGACTCAGCATGA
- a CDS encoding acyltransferase has product MTLPCVYKEGRSRVIEVADNADVSAEAVIGEGSKIWHLAQIRDGAQLGVNCVVGRGAYIGTGVTMGDNCKVQNYALVYEPAELEDGVFIGPAVVLTNDTYPRAITPDGVLKSAHDWVPVGVSIKRGASIGARAVCVAPVTIGRWATVAAGAVVTKDVPDFALMAGVPAKRLGWVGKAGFPLKQRGEQWECPETGAMYVENDEILREVD; this is encoded by the coding sequence ATGACGTTGCCATGTGTCTATAAGGAAGGACGTTCACGGGTGATAGAGGTTGCGGACAACGCCGATGTGTCAGCTGAGGCGGTCATTGGTGAGGGTTCCAAAATTTGGCATCTGGCCCAGATACGCGATGGTGCACAGCTGGGCGTAAATTGCGTCGTTGGCCGAGGCGCCTACATCGGGACCGGCGTCACGATGGGGGACAATTGCAAAGTCCAAAACTACGCGCTCGTGTATGAACCCGCAGAACTGGAAGACGGAGTCTTCATCGGGCCTGCTGTAGTCCTGACAAACGACACCTATCCCCGGGCTATCACTCCGGACGGAGTGCTTAAGAGCGCCCACGACTGGGTGCCGGTAGGCGTCAGCATCAAACGGGGAGCGTCCATCGGTGCCAGGGCTGTTTGCGTGGCTCCCGTGACGATCGGCCGCTGGGCAACAGTTGCCGCCGGCGCCGTAGTCACCAAGGACGTGCCTGACTTTGCCCTCATGGCCGGAGTACCAGCCAAACGCCTCGGTTGGGTTGGAAAGGCAGGATTCCCGCTGAAGCAACGCGGCGAGCAGTGGGAATGCCCGGAAACCGGCGCCATGTATGTCGAAAACGACGAAATTCTTCGAGAGGTTGATTAA
- a CDS encoding sensor histidine kinase, whose translation MAIFTDPIREHADFGPGDAEWLHLLVGDWQMVADLAFADLALWFPHPEYGYVALAHVRPSTTHTVFHGDFVGEGIRSDLQPLVDKAWESRAIERSSETNWNSDMALRVEAVPMVRNGRTLAVVTTHMDLSSSRMPSRLELTYRQCAYDLLRMGTLGLWPDFASPTGSRRGAPRVGDGLIRLDAEGIVQYASPNGVSAFRRLGDGESLEGRSLAEVTASLLKDRRMVDETLPLVVTGRMPWRSEIESRGVSLSLRAIPLRDEQQRFGALVLCRDVSELRRREMELVTKDATIREIHHRVKNNLQTVAALLRMQSRRMVSDEAKQGLEQAMRRVATIALVHETLSQGLAQSVDFDELIGRQFRLSAEVASPSQQVKTERAGLFGELPSDFATPLALVINELVTNAVEHGLEGRTGTVWLLADRSEEEDGEELLTVTVADDGVGLPDTPHVEGLGLQIVRTLVTSELGGSIQWQPREGGGTAVQIRLSLASK comes from the coding sequence GTGGCAATCTTTACGGACCCTATCAGGGAGCATGCTGATTTTGGGCCGGGCGATGCCGAATGGCTGCACCTCCTGGTGGGCGACTGGCAGATGGTTGCTGACCTTGCCTTTGCCGACCTGGCGCTGTGGTTTCCGCACCCGGAATACGGCTACGTTGCCCTTGCCCACGTCCGGCCCTCCACCACGCACACCGTTTTCCACGGGGACTTTGTGGGTGAGGGCATCCGGTCCGATCTGCAGCCCCTGGTTGACAAAGCCTGGGAAAGCCGAGCCATAGAACGGTCCAGTGAAACTAACTGGAACAGTGACATGGCTCTGAGGGTGGAAGCCGTCCCCATGGTTCGGAATGGCCGCACCCTTGCTGTTGTCACCACGCACATGGACCTGTCCAGCTCCCGGATGCCGTCCCGCCTGGAGCTAACCTACAGGCAGTGCGCCTATGACCTGCTCCGGATGGGCACCCTGGGTTTGTGGCCCGACTTTGCATCCCCGACCGGCTCCCGGCGCGGTGCTCCGCGTGTGGGGGATGGCCTGATCAGGCTGGATGCAGAGGGCATCGTGCAATATGCGAGCCCCAACGGGGTATCGGCGTTTCGGCGGCTGGGTGATGGGGAATCGCTCGAAGGCCGCTCCCTGGCCGAAGTCACAGCCAGCCTGCTCAAGGACCGCCGGATGGTGGATGAGACCCTGCCCTTGGTGGTGACGGGCCGGATGCCATGGCGGAGTGAAATTGAATCCCGCGGCGTGAGCCTTTCGTTGCGGGCCATCCCGCTCCGGGACGAGCAGCAGCGCTTTGGTGCGTTGGTGCTCTGCCGTGATGTTTCTGAGTTGCGGCGCCGGGAGATGGAGCTGGTCACTAAGGACGCCACCATCCGCGAGATTCATCACCGGGTGAAGAACAACCTGCAGACCGTGGCAGCCCTGCTGCGCATGCAGTCCCGCCGTATGGTCAGCGATGAGGCGAAACAGGGCCTCGAGCAGGCAATGCGCCGGGTTGCCACCATCGCCCTTGTCCATGAGACCCTGTCCCAGGGGTTGGCGCAGAGTGTTGATTTTGATGAGCTGATTGGCCGGCAGTTCAGGCTTTCTGCCGAGGTTGCCTCACCATCCCAGCAGGTGAAGACCGAACGGGCAGGGCTTTTTGGCGAACTGCCCAGCGACTTCGCCACCCCGCTTGCCCTCGTGATCAACGAACTGGTGACCAACGCCGTCGAGCATGGCCTTGAGGGACGCACGGGAACGGTCTGGCTCCTCGCCGACCGTTCCGAAGAGGAGGACGGCGAGGAACTTCTAACCGTCACTGTGGCCGATGACGGCGTGGGGCTGCCTGATACACCCCATGTGGAAGGCTTGGGTCTGCAGATCGTCCGGACCCTTGTCACCAGTGAACTGGGGGGCTCGATCCAATGGCAACCGCGGGAAGGCGGCGGGACCGCCGTCCAGATCCGGCTGAGCCTGGCCTCAAAGTAA